AGCGCGGCAGCCGAGGTAGTCGAGGGCGTCGTCGACCTTGCTCACGTCGACGGCGCAGACAGCACAGAGGTCCTGCGTGACGACGAGGTCGGCGTCGAGCTCGGCGAGGGCGCCGGCATCGAGGTGGTAGAGGTCCTCGCCTGCGTGCGTCGCCTTCGTCACGAAGGCGTCGATCTCGTGCGGGCTCAGGCCCTGCGGGATGGCGGTCGTCGAGACGATGCGGCGGCTGCGGGCCTCGGCCGGGTAGTCGCACTCGAAGGTCACCCCGACGACCTGGTCCCCGGCGCCAAGCGCGAACAGGATTTCCGTGGTCGAGGGGAGGAGGGACACTGTGCGCATGGAGCTGACCCTACGGGAGCTCGACGAGGGCGACGAGGGCGTGCTGCAGGCGCTGCTCGAGTCCGATCCCGGCTACAGCGAGCGGGTCACCGGCTACCCGCCAGGACCCTCGGACGCCCTCAGCCTGCTGATGATGCGCCCGGAGTCGGTGCCCGAGACGCACAAGGTCGTGCTCGGCCTGTTCCAGCGCGACGAGCTGGTGGCGGTGGTCGACCTGCTGCGCGGGTACCCGAGCCCCGAGTACGTGTTCGTCGGCCTGCTCCTGGTGGCGGGCAGCCGGCAGGGCCAGGGTGTCGGTGCGGCGGCCATGGCCGCCGCCGAGAGGTATGCCGGGCAGTGGCCGGAGGTGCGCCTGTTCCGGCTCGCGGTGGTCGACACCAACGCCCCGGTGCTGGGGTTCTGGCTGCGGCTGGGGTTCGAGGCGACGGGGGAGACGAGGC
The genomic region above belongs to Knoellia sp. p5-6-4 and contains:
- a CDS encoding GNAT family N-acetyltransferase; translated protein: MELTLRELDEGDEGVLQALLESDPGYSERVTGYPPGPSDALSLLMMRPESVPETHKVVLGLFQRDELVAVVDLLRGYPSPEYVFVGLLLVAGSRQGQGVGAAAMAAAERYAGQWPEVRLFRLAVVDTNAPVLGFWLRLGFEATGETRPYRYDHLESTTRLYERDLRG